In one Nocardia tengchongensis genomic region, the following are encoded:
- a CDS encoding IS5 family transposase (programmed frameshift), with protein sequence MAASWIVDDELWAVIEPLLPVKPAGTPGPPQMDSRLVLQGILFVLITGIGWEDLPQELGFGSGMTCWRRLRDWQAAGTFEQIHQAVLARAHFARLIDFDRVMVDGSHVRAKKRGAATGPSPVDRAKTGSKHHILTCANGFPLAVALSAANVNDHLMLPTLLDRVQPLRGRAGQPRRRITNLIADKGCDYPSVYSELRQRHITGYIARRGTRDKVTAGRWIVEQTFALLHQYRRLAIRWERRTDIHHGFLDLAAALICWRRLSNRTR encoded by the exons GTGGCAGCATCCTGGATCGTGGATGACGAGTTGTGGGCGGTAATCGAACCGCTACTGCCGGTGAAACCGGCCGGGACACCAGGACCGCCACAGATGGACTCCCGTCTGGTGCTGCAGGGGATCTTGTTCGTGCTGATCACCGGGATCGGATGGGAAGACCTGCCCCAGGAGCTGGGTTTCGGGTCCGGAATGACGTGTTGGCGCAGGCTGCGGGACTGGCAAGCCGCCGGGACGTTCGAGCAGATCCATCAAGCCGTCCTCGCCCGAGCCCATTTCGCCCGATTGATCGACTTCGACCGGGTCATGGTCGACGGTTCGCACGTGCGGGCGA AAAAAAGGGGCGCCGCAACAGGTCCCAGCCCGGTCGACCGCGCCAAAACCGGTTCCAAGCACCACATCCTGACCTGCGCGAACGGATTCCCGCTCGCCGTCGCACTGTCCGCGGCCAACGTCAACGATCACCTGATGTTGCCCACACTGCTCGACCGGGTCCAGCCCCTGCGCGGGCGTGCGGGCCAACCCCGACGCCGGATCACCAACCTGATCGCCGACAAGGGATGCGACTACCCCAGCGTCTATTCCGAACTGCGGCAACGACATATCACCGGCTACATCGCCCGACGCGGCACCCGCGACAAAGTCACCGCCGGCCGCTGGATCGTCGAGCAAACCTTCGCCCTGCTTCACCAGTACCGGCGACTGGCCATCCGATGGGAACGCCGCACCGACATCCACCACGGATTCCTCGACCTCGCCGCAGCACTCATCTGCTGGCGACGACTCAGCAACCGAACCCGATAG
- a CDS encoding Lsr2 family protein: protein MARKVVVELVDDYDGKSTAEETVLFAVDGVAYEIDLSKLNAAQIRGTFEQWTQHARRVGRAPKTTSTKSRPTVDREQTQAIRHWARKNGFEVSSRGRVSADILAAYNKADK, encoded by the coding sequence ATGGCACGCAAGGTTGTCGTCGAGCTGGTGGACGATTATGACGGCAAGTCCACCGCCGAGGAGACAGTGCTCTTTGCTGTCGACGGTGTGGCCTACGAGATCGACCTGTCCAAGCTCAACGCAGCACAAATACGCGGGACGTTTGAACAGTGGACCCAGCACGCCCGAAGGGTCGGCCGCGCGCCAAAGACGACCAGCACCAAGTCTCGGCCTACTGTCGATCGCGAGCAGACCCAGGCGATTCGCCACTGGGCGCGGAAGAACGGCTTCGAAGTGTCCAGCCGCGGACGGGTATCCGCCGATATCCTGGCGGCGTACAACAAGGCCGACAAGTAG
- a CDS encoding IS3 family transposase (programmed frameshift), producing the protein MATRKRHTPEQVVRKLSEADRLLGEGKEIADVCRTLQITEATYYRWRNQFGGLKADDAKRLKDLERENSTLKRLLAEAELEKAALKEIAKGKLLDPERRRAAVAHLMRVLQVSERFACRVTGQNRSTQRHPPAATTAADPDAALRDWLRNWAKAHPRQGFRRAYHDARGEGWTVNHKKIQRLWRDEGLRVPQRRRRKHLGITTATTVTANAPNRVWAVDFQFDATDDGRPVKIVSIVDEHTRECLGGLVERSITADRLIDELDRIAVDRGYPAALRCDNGPELACAAMADWAGERVGLAFIPPGQPWRNGYIESFNGRLRDECLNINSFWSLTHARVVITDWKDEYNHRRRHSALGYSTPAGYAATCIHR; encoded by the exons ATGGCAACCCGCAAGAGGCACACCCCCGAGCAGGTCGTGCGCAAGCTGAGCGAGGCCGATCGACTGCTGGGTGAGGGCAAAGAGATCGCCGACGTGTGCCGGACCCTGCAGATCACCGAGGCCACCTACTACCGGTGGCGCAACCAGTTCGGCGGACTCAAGGCCGACGACGCCAAACGGTTGAAAGACCTCGAACGCGAAAATTCCACTCTCAAGCGACTTCTCGCCGAAGCCGAGCTGGAGAAGGCGGCGTTGAAGGAGATCGCCA AAGGGAAACTTCTAGACCCGGAACGCCGGCGGGCGGCCGTGGCGCACCTGATGCGCGTGCTGCAGGTCAGCGAACGGTTCGCCTGCCGGGTCACCGGGCAGAATCGAAGCACCCAACGCCATCCTCCGGCCGCCACGACTGCCGCGGATCCCGATGCAGCGCTGCGTGATTGGTTGCGTAATTGGGCGAAAGCGCATCCACGCCAAGGTTTCCGCCGCGCCTACCACGATGCCCGCGGCGAGGGCTGGACGGTAAACCACAAGAAGATCCAACGCCTCTGGCGTGACGAGGGACTTCGAGTGCCGCAGCGGCGCCGCCGGAAACATCTGGGCATCACCACTGCCACGACGGTGACCGCGAACGCGCCGAATCGGGTGTGGGCAGTGGATTTCCAGTTCGACGCCACCGACGACGGGCGCCCGGTCAAGATCGTGTCGATCGTCGACGAACACACCCGTGAATGCCTCGGCGGCCTGGTCGAGCGGTCGATCACCGCCGATCGGCTCATCGACGAGCTCGACCGCATCGCCGTCGACCGCGGCTATCCGGCCGCTCTGCGCTGCGACAACGGACCCGAACTCGCCTGCGCGGCGATGGCCGATTGGGCCGGGGAACGGGTCGGTCTGGCGTTCATCCCGCCTGGTCAGCCCTGGCGCAACGGCTACATCGAATCGTTCAACGGCCGCCTGCGCGACGAATGCCTCAACATCAACAGCTTCTGGTCCCTCACCCATGCCCGCGTCGTGATCACCGACTGGAAGGACGAATACAACCACCGCCGAAGACATTCCGCACTGGGCTACAGCACCCCAGCCGGATACGCTGCAACCTGCATCCACCGATAA
- a CDS encoding helix-turn-helix domain-containing protein, producing MRPTPGRNLDQQLPVSHQGEPADLQMPSLGRWLQRVREDRNFTREEAADRTHISKDYINKIDRGYVPGREMVLRLITGYDMSPMQARHTLELWQPPATLASVSELRERIDTPSRRRTLEQLDRTGVICVYTDPLWNVLSANKSFHRALPGLDQANSNVATWFFSRSNNTRGVTNVTLQWEQEALFHVAMLRGALGHYRASHRAVTLFDQLKRDRDFSRIWTSSIRVAYARQPNELAHLRDPETGDPYSISIDIAEVSDTRDIRVCYAYRESHADPL from the coding sequence ATGCGTCCGACTCCTGGAAGAAATCTCGACCAGCAACTACCCGTCAGCCACCAAGGCGAGCCGGCCGACCTTCAGATGCCCAGCCTGGGCCGATGGCTCCAAAGAGTTCGGGAAGACCGCAACTTCACCCGAGAGGAGGCAGCAGACCGCACCCATATCAGCAAGGACTACATCAACAAGATCGATCGCGGGTATGTCCCCGGACGCGAGATGGTCCTGCGGCTGATCACCGGATACGACATGAGCCCCATGCAAGCCCGACACACCCTCGAGCTTTGGCAACCCCCAGCAACCCTGGCCTCCGTTAGCGAGCTCCGCGAGCGCATCGACACTCCTAGCCGGCGAAGAACACTCGAGCAGCTAGATAGAACTGGTGTGATCTGCGTATACACCGATCCTCTATGGAACGTCCTATCGGCCAACAAGAGCTTCCACCGTGCCCTACCAGGCCTCGATCAAGCCAACAGCAACGTCGCTACCTGGTTCTTCTCCAGATCGAACAACACCCGCGGAGTGACCAATGTGACACTCCAATGGGAGCAGGAGGCGCTCTTCCACGTGGCGATGCTCCGCGGCGCACTTGGCCACTACCGCGCGAGCCACCGCGCCGTCACACTCTTCGACCAGCTCAAACGCGACCGCGATTTCAGCCGAATCTGGACGAGCAGCATCCGCGTCGCCTACGCTCGCCAACCCAACGAGCTGGCTCACCTGCGCGATCCCGAGACCGGCGATCCGTATTCCATCAGCATCGACATCGCCGAGGTCTCCGACACTCGAGATATTCGCGTTTGCTACGCCTACAGAGAATCCCATGCCGATCCGCTGTAG
- a CDS encoding cutinase family protein, with the protein MSQRISRISGGTAIALLCGATLVGGSETAAAQQVPIGPGCPALYALGVQGTGQSSPSASLTADTGVVGALLGPVVSAVPTLVQRSYVPYEAGFGGAVPGGGADPYSESLDSALTGLDDAAARVIAACPTTMLAVVGYSQGAQAVAEFAQTVGAGSGPVPADRIAGIALYSNPIRSSGEPVFPGRPGQVVPDPAPGNAGAAVSAVQLTSSASTGAGIADDGATYGALTGRVADICADGDLACSAPDNAAVLRLGAELAAQANLKDPISAIGSIQSLLSAALGNAWTTVLLNDFQLDDGNVDYTPTRTLAQRLTDATDPRIPEPSPEDATAATSRWNEITATVAQNPLVLLPKLVSQLSGAWGQFAADNSDLVNPAVWIRFADMVARHNGYATTGQLNSGIAWLIALAHDLAGS; encoded by the coding sequence ATGAGCCAACGCATTTCACGGATATCCGGCGGCACCGCAATAGCGCTCCTCTGCGGTGCAACCCTGGTCGGTGGATCGGAAACAGCAGCAGCACAGCAGGTCCCGATCGGCCCCGGCTGCCCCGCGCTCTACGCGCTCGGTGTTCAAGGTACCGGCCAGTCCTCACCCTCGGCGAGTCTGACCGCAGACACCGGGGTGGTCGGTGCCCTGCTGGGCCCTGTGGTCTCAGCGGTGCCGACACTGGTACAACGCAGCTACGTACCCTATGAGGCCGGCTTCGGTGGAGCCGTTCCCGGCGGTGGCGCGGACCCGTACTCGGAGTCACTGGATTCAGCTCTCACCGGCCTCGATGATGCAGCGGCACGGGTGATAGCAGCCTGCCCGACCACGATGCTCGCGGTGGTCGGCTATTCCCAAGGGGCGCAGGCGGTAGCCGAGTTCGCGCAGACGGTCGGGGCGGGTAGCGGCCCCGTGCCTGCGGACCGAATCGCCGGAATCGCGCTGTACTCCAATCCAATTCGCTCGTCCGGTGAACCTGTCTTTCCAGGTCGTCCAGGGCAGGTGGTGCCTGATCCGGCGCCGGGCAACGCAGGGGCTGCGGTATCGGCAGTGCAGCTCACCAGCTCTGCCTCCACCGGTGCGGGAATCGCCGATGACGGTGCGACATACGGCGCGCTGACCGGACGCGTCGCCGACATCTGCGCCGACGGAGACCTGGCGTGTTCGGCACCGGACAACGCCGCAGTACTGCGTTTGGGTGCCGAACTCGCTGCTCAGGCCAACCTCAAGGACCCCATCTCGGCGATCGGATCGATTCAGTCCCTGCTCTCGGCGGCACTGGGTAATGCCTGGACAACGGTTTTACTAAATGACTTCCAGCTCGACGACGGCAATGTCGACTACACGCCGACACGCACGCTGGCACAACGACTGACCGACGCCACAGATCCTCGCATTCCTGAGCCCTCGCCAGAGGACGCCACCGCGGCGACGTCGCGATGGAACGAGATCACCGCCACCGTCGCCCAGAACCCGCTCGTCCTGCTGCCGAAACTCGTCTCGCAATTGTCCGGAGCGTGGGGCCAGTTCGCCGCTGACAACAGCGACCTGGTCAACCCCGCGGTCTGGATCCGATTCGCAGACATGGTCGCTCGCCACAACGGCTACGCCACCACCGGACAGCTGAACTCCGGGATCGCCTGGCTCATCGCCCTCGCGCACGACCTTGCGGGGAGCTGA
- a CDS encoding lipase family protein produces the protein MTDFYALLPAEHGDRPGQLLRTQAITVPGLDHRTRAWGIMYVSSDSRGEPIPVTGTVLSKTSTAQSQPTPIVVYCPSFHGLGGQCAPSQQLLAAGEPLDQIREALDREWTVVVPDGENLGITGLGPHTFLAARAAAHVALDLARAAQAIPELAPSHTSRAPVVLWGYGDGGRATVWATELAPEYAPDLDLRGVAAGAVVTDPGALVRTQHHGPWAALALAGLIGLSRAYHHLPLRHVLTEDGRRVARHAEQLSAATLLAQYRQPLQHWCERPDPWNDAIWRFVLTRESRSSAATPAAPVHLYHGTHDPIVPVESGGELFIEYQRRGIEVSWREYDANHLRTAVDSTPEVADTLASFLRRPPTHDGPLPGP, from the coding sequence ATGACCGACTTCTACGCACTACTGCCTGCCGAGCACGGCGATCGCCCAGGTCAACTGCTCCGTACACAGGCCATCACCGTCCCGGGGCTCGATCACCGGACGAGAGCGTGGGGCATCATGTACGTCTCCAGCGACTCGCGCGGAGAACCGATCCCCGTCACCGGAACGGTGCTCTCCAAGACGTCGACGGCGCAGTCGCAACCGACGCCGATTGTCGTGTATTGCCCCAGCTTCCACGGACTCGGCGGCCAATGCGCTCCCTCCCAACAACTGCTCGCCGCCGGCGAACCACTCGACCAGATCCGTGAAGCCCTCGACCGGGAGTGGACCGTTGTTGTGCCGGACGGCGAGAACCTCGGCATCACCGGCCTAGGCCCGCACACCTTCCTCGCCGCCCGCGCGGCCGCGCACGTCGCACTGGACCTGGCCCGAGCCGCCCAAGCGATACCGGAACTCGCACCGTCGCACACCTCGCGCGCACCCGTCGTGCTGTGGGGCTACGGCGACGGCGGCCGTGCCACAGTATGGGCCACCGAGCTCGCGCCGGAATACGCTCCGGACCTCGACCTGCGCGGAGTCGCGGCCGGTGCGGTCGTGACCGACCCCGGCGCGCTGGTCCGCACACAACACCACGGACCGTGGGCAGCGCTGGCGCTGGCTGGACTGATCGGACTTTCCCGCGCGTACCACCATCTCCCATTGCGTCATGTCCTTACCGAGGATGGCCGGCGGGTGGCACGACACGCTGAGCAGCTCAGCGCGGCAACGCTTCTCGCGCAGTATCGACAGCCGCTGCAACACTGGTGCGAGCGCCCGGACCCTTGGAACGACGCCATATGGCGCTTCGTCCTGACTCGCGAAAGCCGAAGCAGCGCAGCAACTCCCGCCGCACCTGTCCATCTGTATCACGGCACCCACGACCCGATCGTGCCGGTTGAATCCGGCGGCGAACTGTTCATCGAATATCAGCGCCGAGGCATCGAGGTCAGCTGGCGCGAATACGACGCCAACCACCTCCGCACTGCCGTCGACAGCACACCAGAAGTCGCCGACACGCTCGCCAGCTTCCTGCGTCGGCCACCGACCCACGACGGGCCGCTACCCGGCCCCTAA
- a CDS encoding cutinase family protein — MTIAFASTGLLTRSQADVPVDSACPALYVFGVQGTDEGPSDAAPTTDTGALGQFFSALIAAAGATVQRSYVRYGYADDGTETPYQQAVTDAADLLGKNAAEIAQRCQATRIAAAGYGQGAAAVSSFAHTVGTGAGPVEPDTVAGVALFANPARADKAVLPGRPGQTTPTAAPGTAGTAVAQITLTDTGTSGSGIASNSAVDYGSLVGRVADFCTPGDLSCDSTTDTPLTKTVKNIAAQSDTKDPITAISTIAQALAATVWKTTVGVVTEDLSGTSLDQLSYQPTKTLGQRLAEASDPSNTDPRHR, encoded by the coding sequence GTGACGATCGCGTTCGCATCGACCGGTTTGCTCACCCGCTCGCAAGCCGATGTCCCCGTCGACAGCGCATGCCCCGCGCTGTACGTCTTCGGGGTTCAAGGAACAGACGAAGGCCCCTCCGACGCCGCACCGACCACCGACACCGGAGCCCTCGGACAATTCTTCTCCGCACTGATCGCAGCGGCCGGAGCCACCGTGCAGCGCTCCTACGTGCGCTACGGCTACGCCGACGACGGCACCGAGACGCCGTATCAGCAAGCCGTGACCGATGCTGCGGACCTACTCGGAAAGAACGCCGCCGAGATTGCCCAACGCTGCCAGGCCACTCGCATCGCCGCCGCCGGCTACGGACAGGGGGCCGCCGCAGTCTCTTCATTCGCTCACACCGTCGGCACGGGTGCCGGTCCCGTGGAACCGGACACCGTGGCGGGCGTCGCCCTGTTCGCCAACCCCGCCCGCGCCGACAAGGCTGTGCTGCCCGGCCGCCCGGGACAAACCACCCCGACCGCCGCGCCCGGCACCGCGGGCACCGCGGTCGCACAGATCACGCTGACCGATACCGGGACCAGCGGATCAGGAATCGCCAGCAACAGCGCTGTCGACTACGGCTCACTCGTTGGACGGGTCGCTGACTTCTGCACTCCAGGCGACCTGTCCTGTGACTCCACTACCGATACACCGCTGACCAAGACTGTGAAAAACATTGCCGCACAGTCCGATACCAAGGACCCCATCACAGCCATCTCCACGATCGCGCAAGCATTGGCGGCCACGGTGTGGAAGACCACCGTGGGGGTGGTCACCGAAGACCTCTCCGGCACGAGCTTGGATCAGCTGTCCTACCAGCCGACCAAAACGCTCGGACAGCGATTGGCCGAAGCATCAGACCCCAGCAACACCGATCCCCGGCATCGGTGA
- a CDS encoding alpha/beta fold hydrolase, with the protein MTLLDPSVLSVHSTDDLELAATRLGAPDAAKTVVYVHGLLSDGSYWSPVVEQVHHRLGDNITQIAYDQRGHGISGRPDRRSATTLRHLVDDLDAVLAHASGEVILVTHSAGSLVAAAYAQHHPTQASALSALVIFSGGGEFPEFPSLATRYRELPRRVQRLRRTRLDAVSVAIIAFFEHRFRALSRRLGSRAPLICGARRGDPRVLADVLAAYGEFTLDAEAAALLRGIPTFVIAGERDRVVPPAQSVRLAERIWADYELVPGAGHSLPHAEPGRAARRDRACPRSRRTQRHRRHPRPSRTCRHRSRRRTVVLAKSLPPQVTQFLTPMLGWLAWIVLLLCIARTIFLAGLLGIRIYREEATEGLAGSLLAAVLVGSASGIAAAIYPTH; encoded by the coding sequence ATGACCCTGCTCGACCCCAGCGTATTGAGCGTTCACTCCACCGACGATCTCGAACTCGCCGCCACCCGGCTCGGCGCACCTGATGCCGCAAAGACCGTCGTCTACGTCCACGGCCTCTTGAGCGACGGCAGCTACTGGTCGCCGGTCGTCGAACAGGTGCACCACCGTCTCGGCGACAACATCACCCAGATCGCCTACGACCAGCGCGGCCACGGAATCTCCGGTCGACCCGACCGCCGCAGCGCCACCACGCTCCGTCATCTGGTCGATGACCTCGACGCCGTACTCGCGCACGCCAGCGGCGAGGTCATCCTGGTTACCCACTCCGCCGGGTCACTGGTCGCAGCCGCGTATGCGCAACACCACCCGACCCAAGCCTCGGCCCTGTCCGCGTTGGTCATCTTCAGCGGCGGCGGCGAGTTTCCCGAATTCCCCTCTCTCGCCACGCGTTACCGCGAACTGCCACGCCGGGTGCAGCGGCTGAGGCGAACCCGCCTCGACGCCGTGTCCGTCGCGATCATCGCCTTCTTCGAACACCGCTTCCGCGCTTTGAGTCGACGTCTGGGCTCCCGGGCACCACTGATATGCGGCGCACGCCGCGGCGACCCGCGGGTCCTGGCCGACGTGCTCGCCGCCTACGGCGAGTTCACCCTCGACGCCGAGGCTGCCGCTCTGCTGCGCGGGATTCCGACCTTCGTGATCGCGGGCGAACGCGATCGGGTAGTCCCACCAGCCCAATCTGTTCGGCTGGCAGAACGCATCTGGGCCGACTACGAACTGGTGCCCGGCGCGGGCCACAGCCTCCCGCACGCAGAGCCCGGCCGGGCCGCGCGACGCGATCGTGCATGCCCTCGAAGCCGTCGCACGCAACGCCATCGACGACACCCTCGCCCGAGCCGAACGTGCCGCCACCGCAGCAGGAGACGAACCGTGGTACTAGCGAAATCCCTTCCGCCACAAGTCACGCAATTCCTCACACCAATGCTGGGATGGCTCGCCTGGATCGTGCTGCTGCTGTGCATCGCGCGCACGATCTTTCTCGCCGGCCTGCTCGGGATTCGCATCTACCGAGAAGAAGCCACCGAAGGACTAGCCGGATCTCTGCTGGCCGCAGTCCTGGTCGGCTCCGCCAGCGGCATCGCCGCCGCGATCTACCCGACCCACTGA
- a CDS encoding SCO6880 family protein has product MTSARMYGRWEKPRSAGFFGLTWGVSMVGLGLVIVVMLTFMFSHSLSLTGIVIGCSATLFAPLAVTIGGRTGWETVVLRYQYAMAQARGELEYRAGRFSRIPGLAKLPGLLADSRLSEYETPGGKRFALIHIRRTDHYSVVLRVLPRGKELVDQSQIDAWVEDYGQFLAAQSRAGEVVAVTSVVDTVVETRLKQRREVARLVRNDAPEFAKAVMREAGNDIGGLGVRIEARIAITYRAIGKGRIRRDTAEQAREIGQRLQGVLSQLARAGLPATPLEAWEVLGLVRSRYDIASQRDIEAAGRDILRTQSWDSVGPIAHADRWDHYVHDGARSITWEMDAPPRGAVLETGLEELLRPRLDVPRKRVAVVYRLHSAAEAADLVDSDYKDALAAEQTERGIASASASIRVDNTRAARQEQARGAGLTRFGALITITDALDGDLPGIEASVRAMSAAARLRVRRCYAAQAATFAASLGIGLILPEHTSISKRVSA; this is encoded by the coding sequence ATGACATCCGCACGCATGTACGGGAGATGGGAAAAGCCGCGCTCAGCAGGCTTTTTCGGGCTGACCTGGGGCGTGAGTATGGTCGGCCTCGGACTGGTGATTGTGGTGATGCTGACCTTCATGTTCAGTCACTCCCTGTCGTTGACGGGCATCGTAATCGGTTGCAGTGCAACACTGTTCGCTCCGCTGGCGGTCACTATCGGCGGGAGGACCGGCTGGGAGACCGTCGTGCTGCGGTATCAGTACGCGATGGCGCAGGCGCGTGGCGAGCTGGAATATCGTGCGGGGCGGTTCTCGCGGATTCCGGGTTTAGCGAAATTGCCTGGTCTGCTGGCTGATTCGAGGCTCTCGGAGTACGAAACGCCCGGCGGCAAGCGGTTCGCGCTGATCCATATCCGCCGGACCGACCACTACAGCGTGGTCCTGCGAGTGCTGCCGCGAGGCAAAGAGCTCGTCGACCAATCCCAGATCGACGCCTGGGTCGAGGACTACGGCCAGTTCCTGGCCGCGCAATCGCGCGCCGGGGAAGTCGTCGCTGTCACCTCCGTGGTCGACACCGTGGTCGAGACCCGGCTCAAGCAACGACGCGAAGTCGCTCGGCTGGTACGCAACGACGCGCCCGAGTTCGCGAAAGCCGTGATGCGCGAAGCCGGCAACGACATCGGCGGACTCGGCGTACGCATCGAAGCCAGGATCGCGATCACCTACCGAGCAATCGGCAAGGGTCGCATCCGCCGCGACACCGCCGAACAGGCCCGCGAAATCGGACAACGCCTGCAAGGCGTGCTATCCCAACTCGCCCGCGCCGGCCTGCCCGCCACACCACTGGAGGCATGGGAAGTCCTGGGACTGGTGCGATCGCGCTACGACATAGCCTCCCAGCGCGACATCGAAGCGGCCGGACGAGACATACTGCGCACCCAATCCTGGGACAGCGTCGGGCCGATCGCGCACGCCGACCGTTGGGACCACTACGTCCACGACGGCGCCCGGTCGATCACCTGGGAAATGGACGCACCCCCACGCGGCGCGGTCCTGGAAACCGGTCTCGAAGAACTGCTGCGCCCACGTCTGGACGTACCCCGCAAGCGAGTCGCCGTCGTCTATCGCTTGCACTCTGCCGCCGAGGCAGCCGACCTGGTGGACTCCGACTACAAGGACGCGTTGGCCGCCGAGCAGACCGAACGCGGCATCGCCTCCGCGTCGGCCTCGATCCGCGTGGACAACACACGCGCCGCCCGGCAAGAGCAAGCCCGAGGTGCAGGCCTGACTCGCTTCGGTGCCCTTATCACCATCACCGACGCCCTCGACGGCGACCTGCCAGGAATCGAAGCGTCGGTACGAGCGATGTCTGCTGCGGCGCGACTACGTGTGCGTCGCTGCTACGCCGCTCAGGCCGCAACCTTCGCCGCCAGCCTCGGTATCGGGCTCATCCTGCCCGAGCACACATCGATCTCCAAACGAGTGTCGGCATGA
- a CDS encoding C40 family peptidase yields the protein MNLPKTAVAGAFALSLLMIMLFLVMIGATPISSCATSLSGSGLQDSTGVQVDGLTEAQLQLARNGVVIGKQRGEPETVILAELAAQATESTFRNLANPAVPDSLNYSSDGLGYDGDSVGPHQMRASVWGSVGIATLMNPVYQINWFYDQADRIPGRDHMAPADLAQAIEVARVNAYAGQLDLARSLYSTFAGIIPAPMSTTQAGQPASGCGSNGAGALLPGTTSDFGAAIIAAAEKWIGTPYIWGGGGQNGPTGGGFDCSGLTLYALYQASGGRLRLPHFTQAQQDDPAGTSIPFEQRQPGDLIFFTAPGESTSHHVAIYYGRDQQGQDLVLHAPQSGQTVTIAPLWNGDRLDLRRYSIPADPRTSEVGKSL from the coding sequence GTGAATCTGCCGAAAACCGCAGTGGCGGGAGCCTTTGCGCTCTCGCTGCTCATGATCATGTTGTTCCTGGTGATGATCGGGGCCACGCCCATCTCATCATGCGCGACGTCCTTGTCGGGCAGTGGGTTACAGGATTCCACGGGTGTGCAAGTCGACGGCTTGACCGAAGCGCAACTACAGCTGGCCCGCAACGGGGTCGTGATCGGGAAGCAGCGCGGCGAACCCGAAACGGTGATCCTGGCCGAGCTCGCCGCGCAAGCCACCGAATCCACGTTCCGGAACCTAGCCAATCCCGCCGTGCCCGATTCGCTGAACTACAGCTCGGACGGGCTCGGATACGACGGCGATTCAGTGGGCCCGCATCAGATGCGTGCCAGCGTGTGGGGATCGGTTGGCATCGCCACCCTGATGAACCCGGTCTATCAGATCAATTGGTTCTACGACCAGGCCGATCGCATCCCGGGCAGAGATCACATGGCACCGGCCGACCTGGCACAAGCCATCGAGGTAGCCCGGGTCAACGCGTATGCGGGACAACTGGATTTGGCGCGCAGCCTGTACTCCACGTTCGCCGGCATAATCCCTGCGCCGATGTCCACGACCCAAGCCGGTCAACCGGCGAGCGGATGCGGCTCCAACGGAGCCGGTGCACTGCTTCCCGGGACGACAAGCGATTTCGGGGCCGCGATCATCGCGGCCGCCGAGAAGTGGATCGGCACCCCCTACATCTGGGGCGGCGGGGGCCAGAACGGGCCGACCGGCGGCGGCTTCGACTGTTCTGGACTCACTCTGTACGCGCTCTACCAGGCCTCCGGCGGCCGACTGCGGCTACCGCACTTCACCCAAGCCCAACAAGACGACCCCGCCGGAACGAGTATCCCGTTCGAACAACGCCAGCCCGGCGATCTGATCTTCTTCACCGCCCCAGGAGAGAGCACCTCCCATCACGTCGCGATCTATTACGGACGCGACCAGCAAGGCCAGGACCTCGTCCTGCATGCCCCCCAGAGCGGCCAGACCGTCACGATCGCGCCCCTGTGGAACGGCGACCGCCTCGACCTGCGCCGCTATTCGATCCCCGCCGACCCCCGCACCAGCGAAGTAGGGAAAAGTCTGTGA